From the genome of Scytonema hofmannii PCC 7110, one region includes:
- a CDS encoding alpha/beta fold hydrolase yields the protein MPQFQTNGIELFYQIQGTGEPLLLISGFLCDHTYWSLLIPSLTQQYQVIRLDNRGMGRSSTSNYAYSIKQMATDVAGLLEHLGIDKVHVAGHSMGGQIAQELALAHPEKMLSLLLLSSLAKGDEHFNAIIETWGDLARILDLELYEKVILPWIFTNTFYSTPGAIETMINMAINYPFPPIPQELYYHSRAITSSDIRFRLNRIYCPTLVLVSRQDILTPVKFSEELVQGIPNAELVVLDSGGHGFIIESPETVAQAICNFLAKVS from the coding sequence ATGCCTCAGTTCCAGACTAATGGCATTGAACTGTTCTACCAGATTCAAGGCACGGGGGAACCTTTGCTGTTGATTTCCGGTTTTTTGTGCGACCATACCTACTGGTCACTACTCATACCATCCCTCACCCAGCAGTATCAAGTTATTCGATTGGATAATCGAGGTATGGGGCGCAGTTCTACTTCCAACTACGCCTATAGTATAAAACAGATGGCAACCGACGTTGCTGGATTACTTGAACATCTTGGGATCGACAAAGTACACGTAGCAGGTCATTCTATGGGTGGTCAAATTGCCCAAGAACTGGCTTTGGCACACCCAGAAAAGATGCTTAGTTTGTTACTCCTCTCATCTTTGGCAAAGGGTGATGAGCACTTTAATGCCATTATCGAGACATGGGGAGACCTCGCTCGAATTTTGGACTTGGAACTTTATGAAAAAGTCATTTTGCCCTGGATATTTACAAATACCTTCTATTCTACCCCAGGAGCAATAGAAACGATGATTAATATGGCAATTAATTATCCTTTTCCGCCCATACCCCAAGAATTGTATTATCACAGCCGAGCTATTACCAGCAGCGACATTCGCTTTCGCCTCAATCGCATTTATTGTCCAACTTTAGTTCTAGTCAGTAGACAAGATATTCTAACTCCGGTAAAGTTTTCCGAGGAACTAGTGCAAGGCATTCCCAACGCCGAACTAGTTGTTCTTGATTCTGGAGGTCATGGTTTTATAATTGAGTCGCCAGAAACTGTAGCTCAAGCCATCTGCAATTTTCTTGCAAAGGTATCTTAA